Proteins co-encoded in one Kutzneria chonburiensis genomic window:
- a CDS encoding zinc-dependent alcohol dehydrogenase family protein — protein MRGAVIHGPGDVRFEARPDPVVQAPTDAIIRLSAACVCGSDLWEYRGINPITGPTPMGHEYVGIVEEVGAEVTGITPGQFVVGSFFASDNTCEICRAGFHTSCRHREFVGGTQAEFLRVPLADGTLVATPEVPSDDLVPSLLAASDVLGTGWFAAVAAGVQPGATVAVVGDGAVGLLSVLAARELGAERIIAMSRHESRQKLALEFGATDIVTERGDAGVAVIKELTDGLGAHSVIEAVGTQESMMQAIRSARPGGAVGYVGVAHDVALPGEELFYSHVQLLGGPAPVRRFLPDLVDRIWRGTIDPGRVFDLTLPLADVAEGYRAMDERRAVKALLRP, from the coding sequence ATGCGCGGAGCTGTCATCCACGGCCCCGGCGACGTCCGCTTCGAGGCGCGCCCCGACCCGGTGGTCCAGGCGCCGACCGACGCGATCATCCGGCTGTCCGCGGCCTGCGTGTGCGGGTCGGACCTGTGGGAGTACCGCGGCATCAACCCGATCACCGGGCCGACGCCGATGGGTCACGAGTACGTCGGCATCGTCGAGGAGGTCGGGGCCGAGGTCACCGGCATCACGCCGGGCCAGTTCGTGGTCGGCTCGTTCTTCGCCTCCGACAACACCTGCGAGATCTGCCGGGCCGGCTTCCACACCTCGTGCCGGCACCGTGAGTTCGTCGGCGGCACGCAGGCCGAGTTCCTGCGGGTGCCGCTGGCCGACGGCACGCTGGTGGCCACGCCGGAGGTGCCGTCCGACGACCTCGTGCCGAGCCTGCTCGCGGCCTCCGACGTGCTCGGCACCGGCTGGTTCGCCGCCGTCGCCGCCGGTGTGCAGCCCGGCGCCACGGTGGCCGTGGTCGGCGACGGGGCGGTCGGCCTGCTCAGCGTGCTGGCCGCCCGCGAGCTGGGCGCGGAGCGGATCATCGCGATGAGCCGGCACGAGTCCCGGCAGAAGCTGGCGTTGGAGTTCGGCGCCACCGACATCGTCACCGAACGCGGCGACGCCGGCGTGGCGGTGATCAAGGAGCTGACCGACGGACTGGGCGCGCACAGCGTGATCGAGGCCGTCGGCACGCAGGAGTCGATGATGCAGGCCATCCGGTCGGCCCGCCCGGGCGGCGCGGTCGGCTACGTCGGCGTCGCGCACGACGTCGCCCTGCCCGGTGAAGAGCTGTTCTACTCGCACGTCCAGCTGCTCGGCGGCCCCGCGCCGGTGCGGCGCTTCCTGCCCGACCTGGTCGACCGCATCTGGCGGGGCACGATCGACCCGGGCCGGGTCTTCGACCTCACGCTGCCGCTGGCCGACGTCGCCGAGGGCTACCGGGCCATGGACGAGCGCCGGGCCGTCAAAGCGTTGCTACGCCCGTGA
- a CDS encoding helix-turn-helix transcriptional regulator: MSAKSTDVRDFLVTRRAKITPERAGLTVYGGNRRVPGLRREEVAMLAGVSADYYTRLEKGNLAGVSDSVLDAVAGALQLDEAERVHLFDLARAANAAGRPHGRPGVSRRRQNRVTPVVQQILDSMTTTAAFVRNGRLDILATNLLARALWSPVFDSPTRSSEVTPPNLARFGFLDPAAPDFTPDHGKFCHTAVAILRTEAGRDPHDKGLSDLVGELSTRSEDFRTLWAAHDVRLHSTGTKRFHHPVVGEVVVAYEVMQLTSDAGLVLDVYAAEPGSSSAEAMRLLASWAATELTTTGLTAAGRSAGGSS, encoded by the coding sequence ATGAGCGCCAAGAGCACCGACGTCCGTGACTTCCTGGTCACGCGCCGGGCGAAGATCACGCCGGAGCGGGCCGGCCTGACCGTGTACGGCGGCAACCGCCGCGTGCCGGGCCTGCGCCGCGAGGAGGTCGCGATGCTCGCCGGCGTGTCGGCCGACTACTACACCCGGCTGGAGAAGGGCAATCTCGCCGGCGTCTCGGACAGCGTGCTCGACGCCGTCGCCGGCGCGCTGCAACTCGACGAAGCTGAGCGGGTCCATCTGTTCGACCTCGCTCGGGCCGCCAACGCGGCCGGTCGTCCCCACGGTCGGCCGGGCGTGTCGCGCCGCCGCCAGAATCGGGTCACGCCGGTCGTGCAGCAGATCCTCGATTCGATGACCACCACTGCTGCGTTCGTGCGCAACGGCCGTCTCGACATCCTCGCCACGAACCTGCTGGCCCGCGCCCTGTGGTCGCCGGTGTTCGACAGTCCCACGCGGTCGAGCGAGGTCACTCCGCCCAACCTGGCCCGGTTCGGCTTCCTGGACCCGGCTGCCCCCGACTTCACGCCCGACCACGGCAAGTTCTGCCACACCGCGGTGGCCATCCTGCGCACCGAGGCCGGCCGCGACCCGCACGACAAGGGCCTGTCCGACCTGGTCGGGGAGCTCAGCACGCGCAGCGAGGATTTTCGTACCCTCTGGGCCGCGCACGACGTCCGCCTGCACAGCACCGGGACCAAACGGTTCCACCACCCCGTTGTCGGCGAGGTGGTGGTGGCCTACGAGGTCATGCAGCTCACCAGCGACGCCGGCCTCGTCCTTGACGTCTACGCCGCCGAGCCCGGCTCGTCCTCGGCGGAGGCCATGCGACTGCTGGCCAGCTGGGCCGCGACCGAGTTGACCACGACCGGGCTCACCGCGGCGGGTCGATCTGCTGGTGGATCCAGCTGA
- a CDS encoding S1 family peptidase: MLTSGSAAQRPRVVTVPSTTTTTTKPGPSAVLPFNAKLTSQDIPTPGGGLRSGACSGSLIAPEWVVTAGHCFHDVNDTRIGGTPQYHMTVVLGKLKDSDPGGESAQVVDVRQSPVNDLAVVKLDRPITDITPLALANKPPTVGLPLQFAGWGSTSPTVVAPSDHLKRGQFRVAVLHNTVLDAEPTVARTVENSPCPDDSGGPFFVSADNVTGTLVAIVDNGPACPQPGLEVVARVDVVFSWIHQQIDPPR, encoded by the coding sequence GTGCTCACCAGCGGTAGTGCCGCCCAACGGCCGCGGGTGGTCACGGTGCCCAGCACCACGACGACCACCACGAAGCCGGGCCCCTCGGCCGTGCTGCCATTTAACGCCAAACTCACGTCGCAGGACATTCCCACTCCTGGCGGCGGGTTACGCAGCGGCGCGTGCAGCGGTTCACTCATTGCCCCGGAATGGGTGGTCACGGCCGGGCATTGCTTTCACGATGTGAATGACACGCGCATCGGCGGTACACCCCAATACCATATGACAGTGGTATTGGGAAAGCTCAAGGACAGCGATCCGGGTGGCGAGTCGGCACAGGTCGTGGACGTTCGACAGTCCCCGGTCAACGACCTGGCCGTGGTCAAGCTGGACCGGCCGATCACCGACATAACGCCTTTGGCGTTAGCCAACAAGCCGCCGACGGTCGGCCTGCCGCTCCAGTTCGCCGGCTGGGGTTCGACCTCGCCGACCGTGGTCGCCCCGTCCGATCACCTCAAGCGCGGGCAGTTCCGGGTGGCGGTGCTGCACAACACCGTGCTCGACGCCGAGCCCACCGTGGCCCGCACCGTCGAGAACAGCCCCTGTCCGGACGACTCCGGCGGCCCGTTCTTCGTGTCCGCCGACAACGTGACCGGCACGCTGGTGGCCATCGTCGACAACGGGCCGGCCTGCCCGCAGCCCGGCCTCGAGGTCGTGGCCCGGGTCGACGTCGTGTTCAGCTGGATCCACCAGCAGATCGACCCGCCGCGGTGA
- a CDS encoding DUF3040 domain-containing protein codes for MDETKALSARQRRCLARLDRSLAGDAVFRQLGGLFLEPARTRPPGRKTLWCLVVMGAGFVLAAVGAASDALMGVGAAAAVVVGVTALTGALAFLLADSTGDAPLRTRSWGL; via the coding sequence ATGGACGAGACCAAGGCGTTGTCCGCCCGGCAGCGGCGGTGCCTGGCCCGGCTCGACCGGTCGCTGGCCGGTGACGCCGTGTTCCGGCAGCTCGGCGGGCTGTTCCTGGAGCCGGCGCGGACCCGGCCGCCGGGGCGGAAGACACTGTGGTGCCTGGTCGTGATGGGCGCGGGCTTCGTGCTGGCGGCGGTGGGTGCGGCCAGTGATGCGCTGATGGGCGTCGGGGCAGCGGCCGCCGTGGTCGTCGGCGTGACGGCGTTGACCGGCGCGCTGGCGTTCCTGCTGGCCGACAGCACTGGCGATGCGCCGCTGCGCACGCGATCCTGGGGCCTATGA
- a CDS encoding pyridoxamine 5'-phosphate oxidase family protein: MTAWRDVEQAAPEFARRVRALLDAHRHKTIATLRADGSPRISGIEVVFEDGELVFGSMAGARKGADLRRDPRFALHGATVDPVDGEEAAWPGEVKIAGRAEPAGPVTEGPDGDKFRADIGEVVHTRLNEAATLLVVEWWTPEAGLRRVERE; encoded by the coding sequence ATGACCGCTTGGCGGGACGTCGAACAGGCCGCGCCCGAGTTCGCCCGGCGCGTGCGGGCGCTGCTCGACGCGCATCGGCACAAGACCATCGCCACCCTGCGGGCCGACGGCTCGCCGCGGATCTCCGGCATCGAGGTCGTCTTCGAGGACGGCGAGCTGGTGTTCGGCTCCATGGCCGGTGCGCGCAAGGGCGCCGACCTGCGCCGCGACCCCCGGTTCGCGCTGCACGGCGCCACCGTCGACCCGGTCGACGGCGAGGAGGCGGCGTGGCCCGGCGAGGTCAAGATCGCCGGGCGGGCCGAGCCGGCCGGGCCGGTCACCGAGGGGCCGGACGGCGACAAGTTCCGGGCCGACATCGGCGAGGTCGTGCACACCCGGCTGAACGAGGCGGCGACGCTGCTGGTCGTCGAGTGGTGGACACCGGAGGCCGGCCTGCGGCGCGTCGAGCGGGAGTAG